Proteins encoded by one window of Labrus bergylta chromosome 2, fLabBer1.1, whole genome shotgun sequence:
- the LOC110003598 gene encoding FK506-binding protein 15-like, producing the protein MNGVLHSLRGEFDVSESYSGQAVLGVIVTTIKNVTLQLLSGTDRPSQKPIKSEEEAEKEEESEDVRQREETCQQHVHVNGEREEKEEEDEHEDDSNRVGETVKDQEVSTEKQAEAASESKTQAETLEKTDPNPASAAEPKQPETPAAEAAAESTVQEEQVELSFPETSTEEKDTNRSAESQDEPEERPPPADRQESVSEVKAAASSEMKQECVEDREHEGEIEADSQKAFSPPVNPPPPPNALQKSSGEDVSLTGGMGEENGEEPFFQNTNPAKPPAAPSEEEEEDEMSLKGRPPPAPLFGDDEEEDDDLDWLN; encoded by the exons AATGTAACCCTGCAGCTGCTCAGTGGAACAGACAGACCGTCACAGAAACCGATTAAGAgtgaagaggaagcagagaaggaggaagaaagtGAAGAtgtgagacaaagagaggagacGTGTCAGCAGCACGTCCATgtgaatggagagagagaagagaaggaggaggaagacgagcaTGAGGATGATTCTAACAGAGTGGGCGAGACTGTGAAGGATCAGGAAGTATCAACAGAGAAGCAGGCAGAGGCAGCAAGTGAGTCAAAGACACAGGCAGAGACTTTAGAGAAAACTGATCCCAACCCAGCTTCAGCCGCTGAACCCAAACAACCAGAGACACCAGCAGCTGAGGCTGCAGCAGAGTCTACAGTACAAGAGGAGCAGGTGGAGCTCTCTTTTCCAGAAACCTCTACAGAGGAAAAAGACACCAACAGGTCTGCAGAGTCACAAGACGAACCTGAAGAGAGACCTCCACCTGCAGACCGACAGGAAAGTGTGTCAGAAGTAAAAGCTGCAGCGAGCAGCGAGATGAAGCAGGAGTGTGTGGAGGACAGAGAGCACGAAGGAGAAATAGAAGCTGACTCTCAGAAAGCTTTTTCACCCCCGGTtaacccccctccacccccgaACGCCCTTCAAAAGAGCTCAGGAGAAGACGTGAG TCTGACTGGGGGAATGGGTGAGGAAAATGGAGAGGAGCCATTTTTCCAGAACACAAATCCTGCCAAACCCCCCGCAGCTCCcagtgaggaggaagaggaggatgagatg AGTCTGAAGGGCCGCCCACCCCCCGCCCCTCTGTttggtgatgatgaggaggaggatgatgatctAGACTGGCTGAACTGA